GTCCGGGATGCCCGCAAACTCATTGCCGGAGCCGAAGAAAAATTCAGCACTCTGGACCCCGCCATCAAGGAAATTCCCCCCACGCTGGCCGCACTGCGGAAAGCATCTGAACAAATCTCCTCCATCACGGCTGACGCACGTAAAAACCAGGGCTTTCTGGGATTGCTCATGTACGACGCGCGCTTCCGGGCCAACGCTCAGGAATTCATCCGTAACCTGAGGGATTACGGCATTCTGCGGTACCGGAATCCTAACGAACCCCAAGTCAAACCGGACCCCCGCGGCGGTTTTTCAGGAAGCCGCCGCTGACAGGCCGCACAATTCCGGGTGAAGCCGCTTTACACACTTGCCAATAGTGAGAAGCGTGCTAAATAATTTCCAATGTGAGAGGCGAAAACATGTAAGCCGACATGTTTTTCAACAGAAACCAACCCTTAATACTCTAATCAACCATGCAAGACAACCAAACCGAACTTGAAACGACCGCAGCAGCAAATGACACCTCCTGCTCCTGCCCTTCCGCCCGCGAGCTTGCCGTCACCAGATTCCAGCAGGCCAGGGCTTTCGCCGCGGCTAAAGTAAATCAAATCCGCAAGGCGGCTACGGAACAGGCCAGCACCATCTGCGACTACGCCCAGGAAAAGGGAGAAGTCATCCGTGACAAGGCCAAGAAGTTTCACGAAGCGGGTGAAGAATACGTGAAGGAAAAACCCACCCAGTCCGTGCTGATTGCCATGGGCGTGGGCCTTCTCATCGGCCTGCTTATCCGCCGTCGCTAACCCTCTCCTTTCATTCCGCGCCATGCGCGCCGCGCGCATGGCGTCCTCCCCTCATCAAACCGAACCATGGGACTGATTGACAAACTCAAGCGAACCTTCGTCACCCCCCTTGTGGAGGAAAAGGAAGAAGGAATGGCCATGGTCCGGTCCCTCCGGGAAACCGGGACGGCAGCCCTGGCCCATGCGGAAGCCCTGGCCGCACTGCTCAAACTGGAACTGAAGGAAGCGTCCAAACGGCTGGGCAAAAAAACGGCCCTTCTCCTGATGGGGGCTTTCATGGCCTTCTTCGGCTATCTTTTTCTGTGGTGCCTGCTGACCGTGGTCATGGCGTACTTCTGGGGATTCATCGCCGGGCTTGCCGTCACCACGGGGCTTCATCTCCTGGCGGCCGCCGCGGCGTTCATCCTTTTCTGCCGAACCCATGTAACGCCTATCGCTCCTGCGACGGCGGAAGAACTTAAAACGGATTTATCATGTCTGCAAATGGCTCTCAAGAAAAGCTCGCACTCCTGATGCGGGTGGCTTCCTCCCGGCTGGATATCGTTAATGAAGCGGACAGCCTGGTGCAAAAGACGCAGCAGCAGGCCGACCACTTCCGTAAATTGAAAAAAAAGGCCATGTCCCTGCCTGTGATCGGCTCTATTGTCGGTACGGTGGGTGGCGTTCTTCTTATCCGCATGTTTACGGGGAAAAAAAGAAGAAATCCGGCCCCTTCCCCGCAGCCGCCCGCTTCCGGAAGCTGGATTCATTCCTCCATCTTCCGTTTCATCGTTGAAATCCTGATCACCCTGGCTTTTCCTTCCCTGAAAAAAATGGGGCTCGGCCTGGCCGGCAAAAAATTCCTCAGCCTGTTTAAATAACAGGATTTTCCGGCTAAGACAGCGGCTTTTTGCCGCCTCTTGAAAAAGGTTCGGGAATGCCGTCGTCGCAAAAAAACAGAGGCATTCCCCTGCGGCGTTAAAGAAAAACCGCCCCCCCTCCCTGTCTTCCAGGGAACGCCAAACCAGGCCCGGAGGGAAAAGACAATCTCCCGCGCCGCTCCCCTGTGTGATCCTCCTTCCCTTTCCCGGGAACAAACGTCCGCGGATCTTCCGCAAAGCCCCCTTTCTCAAAATTCTGCATCTGTCGCGGAACGGCGCGAAGCCGCTTTTACAGAAATCGGTTCCCGAATATTTTTT
This region of Akkermansia muciniphila genomic DNA includes:
- a CDS encoding DUF883 family protein — protein: MQDNQTELETTAAANDTSCSCPSARELAVTRFQQARAFAAAKVNQIRKAATEQASTICDYAQEKGEVIRDKAKKFHEAGEEYVKEKPTQSVLIAMGVGLLIGLLIRRR
- a CDS encoding phage holin family protein codes for the protein MGLIDKLKRTFVTPLVEEKEEGMAMVRSLRETGTAALAHAEALAALLKLELKEASKRLGKKTALLLMGAFMAFFGYLFLWCLLTVVMAYFWGFIAGLAVTTGLHLLAAAAAFILFCRTHVTPIAPATAEELKTDLSCLQMALKKSSHS